The proteins below come from a single Miscanthus floridulus cultivar M001 chromosome 1, ASM1932011v1, whole genome shotgun sequence genomic window:
- the LOC136546509 gene encoding gamma-interferon-responsive lysosomal thiol protein-like: MAGPQRLLLLPPLVLLLVAAGAILLPQRGSAEEGKVSLELYYESLCPYCSRFIVNHLAGIFEDGLIDAVHLRLVPYGNARVGSNSEISCQVLYARSRSQSQANSNGVQDPVRIHGLGRSVPRSLLLRHAPRPTWPTWIPPPIPQPSPHAATYRSTHPMATRLAIAALLLLASASSSAAAAGEEEAGKVAVALYYESLCPYSARFVVNHLAKVFVDGLLEVVDLTLVPYGNARIHPGGVISCQHGPYECLLNTVEACAIDAWPDLDVHFSFIYCVEDLVVKRQYKDWESCFQKLGLDPEPVTQCYNSEQGHKLELEYANQTNALEPPHRYVPWVVVDGQPLLEDYENFEAYTCKAYKGTPPKACEGLGRLQMALETAEARNGVSYNSGVSKLATAEDGGREQQ; encoded by the exons ATGGCTGGTCCCCAGCGCCTCCTCCTCCTGCCGCCGCTCGTGCTCCTCCTCGTCGCCGCCGGCGCGATCCTCCTGCCGCAGCGCGGGTCCGCGGAGGAGGGGAAGGTCTCCCTGGAGCTCTACTACGAGTCGCTGTGCCCGTACTGCTCGCGGTTCATCGTGAACCACCTCGCGGGGATCTTCGAGGACGGGCTCATCGACGCCGTCCACCTCCGGCTCGTCCCCTACGGCAACGCCCGCGTCGGGTCCAACAGCGAGATCTCGTGCCAG GTACTGTACGCACGGTCGCGGTCGCAGTCGCAGGCCAACTCCAATGGGGTTCAGGATCCCGTCCGCATTCACGGGCTGGGTCGGTCGGTCCCACGGTCGCTGCTCTTGAGACACGCACCGCGTCCCACGTGGCCCACGTGGATCCCCCCTCCCATACCACAGCCATCCCCCCACGCGGCGACCTACCGATCCACACACCCAATGGCCACCCGCCTCGCCATCGCCGCGCTCCTCCTGctcgcctccgcctcctcctccgcaGCCGCGGCCGGCGAGGAGGAGGCCGGGAAGGTGGCCGTGGCGCTGTACTACGAGTCGCTGTGCCCCTACTCGGCGCGCTTCGTGGTGAACCACCTCGCCAAGGTCTTCGTGGACGGCCTCCTCGAGGTCGTGGACCTCACGCTCGTCCCCTACGGCAACGCTCGGATCCACCCCGGCGGAGTGATCTCCTGCCAG CATGGTCCGTACGAGTGCCTTCTCAATACCGTGGAAGCTTGCGCCATCGACGCCTGGCCGGATTTG GATGTGCATTTCAGCTTCATCTACTGCGTGGAGGACCTGGTGGTGAAGCGCCAGTACAAGGATTGGGAGTCCTGCTTCCAgaagctgggcctcgacccggaGCCTGTAACACAATGCTACAACAGCGAACAAGGCCACAAG CTTGAGCTCGAGTACGCGAACCAGACTAACGCTCTCGAGCCCCCGCACCGGTACGTCCCCTGGGTGGTCGTCGACGGGCAGCCCCTGCTAGAG GATTACGAGAATTTCGAGGCTTACACCTGCAAGGCCTACAAGGGCACTCCACCGAAGGCCTGCGAGGGGCTGGGACGTCTGCAGATGGCGCTCGAGACAGCGGAGGCGCGCAACGGCGTCAGCTACAACTCCGGCGTCAGCAAGCTTGCAACTGCTGAAGATGGGGGTAGGGAGCAGCAGTAA
- the LOC136546470 gene encoding uncharacterized protein isoform X1 has product MACRWREDLNGAEGVPPFENLYMIKRELKHGKRVYSMEYHFMKSAKGQNSYWDDDTHSMQLSFGVDEFLIIAPLSASGVILDDPESTKLLSSVAIALSNCGSNWPAFVPVHDPSRKAYIGIQNLGTVFTRRFEADRIGSQVPIRLMHLEGLHELFLSKFVLSSTDFPARVKVHFSMKLSYRTPEYDHDNETLDSEATEPLTENEVANHPRKLWDDDCPWAEWYSAEDPVKGFELTAIWGQRTFEETLEMAEVENTSSFDADSWFLHPVVSQYMVDDSIGKFVGFASQLHLLVNAYESSVEAQFLEDFVADTSGQDNSKSSAIVPPPSVIDRVMKDLFSDETGNYMEAENKYSRAVRGAPADSLFGQFCLHALWFGNCNIRAIAVLWIDFVREIRWCWEESERLPRMKSTSSIDLSSCLIHQKLQMLTICIERKKSLNSEKGAGYKDETSNSTAVNKSRKGSAGVVPKMMLLNTFQEMHAPYTQDAPLMTEDMHEERLHAAEAFGNAIGLSGQLERDILCSDMSAFKAANPDAVFEDFIRWHSPGDWVSEDKTDGNAGWPPKGKLSQRMSEHGNVWRKIWNDAPPLPVSEQKSLLDPVREGEKVLHYLETLRPQQLLEQMVCTAFKSSADILNRTMHGGFKEMKTKMDRLYATMASTLKSLQGNSDVNDLAGDLKRLCQVFEHIEKLLILAASIHRKLIDAPRLAQAIFYDYFNYYLPKMGTSLESICYEKEFTTKEKVGMYERDAVSNLFPPPTANQSWRKVLSMGNLLNGHEPMQREIIFSVQERISNGHYSSPTPLCTNDEQIQTHRMYISGTSNDLWVALSVTSWD; this is encoded by the exons atggcttgcagatgGCGCGAAGATCTTAATG GTGCAGAGGGTGTTCCCCCCTTTGAAAACTTATATATGATCAAGCGTGAACTGAAGCATGGGAAAAGAGTCTATTCTATGGAGTATCATTTCATGAAATCTGCAAAAG GCCAAAACTCATATTGGGACGATGATACACATAGCATGCAGCTCTCATTTGGAGTTGATGAGTTTTTG ATAATTGCTCCGCTCAGTGCCAGTGGTGTGATTCTCGATGATCCGGAATCAACTAAGCTTTTGAGTTCTGTAGCAATTGCTCTTTCTAATTGTGGCAG CAACTGGCCAGCATTTGTACCAGTTCACGACCCTTCACGGAAAGCCTATATAGGGATTCAAAATTTGGGAACTGTATTTACTCGAAGATTTGAAGCTGATCGAATTGGTAGTCAGGTGCCAATAAGACTCATGCATCTGGAGGGGTTACATGAGCTATTTCTGTCAAAATTT GTCCTATCCTCAACAGATTTTCCAGCTAGGGTAAAGGTTCACTTTTCAATGAAGCTTAGCTACAGGACTCCAGAATATGATCATGATAATGAAACTTTAGATTCCGAAGCTACTGAGCCATTGACTGAAAATGAAGTTGCAAACCACCCTAGAAAACTATGGGACGATGATTGCCCTTGGGCAGAGTGGTACTCTGCTGAGGATCCTGTTAAAG GTTTTGAGCTGACTGCCATCTGGGGACAGAGGACATTTGAAGAGACCCTTGAGATGGCTGAAGTGGAAAATACTTCGTCCTTTGATGCTGATAGCTGGTTCCTTCACCCAGTTGTATCTCAATACAT GGTAGATGATTCTATTGGAAAGTTTGTTGGGTTTGCATCCCAGCTACATCTTCTAGTAAATGCATATGAATCATCAGTGGAGGCACAATTTCTAGAAGACTTTGTTGCAG ATACTTCAGGCCAGGATAATTCGAAATCTAGTGCTATTGTGCCTCCGCCATCAGTTATTGATCGCGTTATGAAAGATCTTTTCAGTGATG AGACTGGTAACTATATGGAAGCAGAAAACAAGTATAGTCGTGCTGTGAGAGGTGCACCTGCAGATTCACTTTTTGGCCAGTTCTGTTTGCATGCACTGTGGTTTGGCAACTGCAATATACGTG CAATTGCTGTACTGTGGATTGATTTTGTGCGGGAAATTCGTTGGTGCTGGGAGGAATCAGAAAGATTGCCTAGGATGAAAAGCACTTCAAGCATTGATCTCTCTTCTTGTCTAATCCACCAAAAGTTACAAATG CTCACGATATGCATTGAGAGAAAGAAATCACTGAACAGTGAGAAAGGTGCTGGCTACAAAGATGAGACTTCAAATAGTACG GCAGTGAACAAGTCTAGGAAAGGATCAGCTGGTGTTGTGCCTAAAATGATGCTCCTGAATACGTTTCAGGAAATGCATGCTCCATATACTCAG GATGCACCTTTGATGACCGAAGATATGCATGAAGAAAGGCTCCATGCAGCCGAAGCTTTTGGCAATGCCATT GGTCTATCTGGACAACTGGAAAGGGATATATTATGTTCCG ATATGTCTGCTTTTAAAGCTGCAAACCCAGAtgctgtctttgaagattttattCGGTGGCATTCACCTGGTGACTGGGTGAGTGAGGACAAAACAGATGGTAATGCAGGCTGGCCTCCCAAAGGAAAGCTTTCTCAGCGTATGTCTGAACATGGGAATGTGTGGCGCAAAATCTGGAATGATGCTCCACCATTGCCTGTTTCCGAACAGAAGTCTTTGCTTGACCCTGTTCGGGAAGGAGAAAAG GTGCTTCATTACCTTGAAACTTTGAGGCCACAGCAGCTCCTTGAGCAAATGGTGTGCACTGCTTTCAAATCGTCAGCTGATATCCTGAATAGGACCATGCATGGTGGCTTCAAGGAAATGAAAACAAAAATGGATCGGCTATATGCAACCATGGCGTCAACACTGAAATCTCTTCAAG GGAATTCTGATGTCAATGATTTGGCTGGAGACCTGAAACGGCTTTGTCAAGTTTTTGAGCACATCGAGAAGTTACTGATTCTTGCTGCTTCCATCCATCGGAAGCTTATTGATGCTCCACGACTAGCTCAAGCAATTTTTTACGACTACTTCAACTACTATCTTCCAAAAATGGGAACTAGCCTGGAAAGCATTTGCTATGAAAAG GAGTTCACAACTAAGGAAAAGGTCGGGATGTATGAGAGAGATGCTGTATCGAACCTGTTTCCTCCCCCTACTGCTAATCAGTCTTGGAGGAAAGTTTTGAGCATGGGAAATCTTCTGAACGGCCATGAACCGATGCAAAGGGAAATCATATTCTCAGTCCAGGAGAGAATAAGCAACGGTCATTATTCAAGCCCTACCCCATTATGTACCAACGATGAGCAGATCCAGACACATAGGATGTATATATCTGGGACATCTAATGATCTTTGGGTTGCGTTGTCTGTAACATCCTGGGATTGA
- the LOC136546470 gene encoding uncharacterized protein isoform X2 has protein sequence MASTSSSRYAKHRRIGEDEESEEAEEEEAAEEELERFDDFTIASSWERFISEIEAICRQWLADGAKILMQKGAEGVPPFENLYMIKRELKHGKRVYSMEYHFMKSAKGQNSYWDDDTHSMQLSFGVDEFLIIAPLSASGVILDDPESTKLLSSVAIALSNCGSNWPAFVPVHDPSRKAYIGIQNLGTVFTRRFEADRIGSQVPIRLMHLEGLHELFLSKFVLSSTDFPARVKVHFSMKLSYRTPEYDHDNETLDSEATEPLTENEVANHPRKLWDDDCPWAEWYSAEDPVKGFELTAIWGQRTFEETLEMAEVENTSSFDADSWFLHPVVSQYMVDDSIGKFVGFASQLHLLVNAYESSVEAQFLEDFVADTSGQDNSKSSAIVPPPSVIDRVMKDLFSDETGNYMEAENKYSRAVRGAPADSLFGQFCLHALWFGNCNIRAIAVLWIDFVREIRWCWEESERLPRMKSTSSIDLSSCLIHQKLQMLTICIERKKSLNSEKGAGYKDETSNSTAVNKSRKGSAGVVPKMMLLNTFQEMHAPYTQDAPLMTEDMHEERLHAAEAFGNAIGLSGQLERDILCSDMSAFKAANPDAVFEDFIRWHSPGDWVSEDKTDGNAGWPPKGKLSQRMSEHGNVWRKIWNDAPPLPVSEQKSLLDPVREGEKVLHYLETLRPQQLLEQMVCTAFKSSADILNRTMHGGFKEMKTKMDRLYATMASTLKSLQGNSDVNDLAGDLKRLCQVFEHIEKLLILAASIHRKLIDAPRLAQAIFYDYFNYYLPKMGTSLESICYEKEFTTKEKVGMYERDAVSNLFPPPTANQSWRKVLSMGNLLNGHEPMQREIIFSVQERISNGHYSSPTPLCTNDEQIQTHRMYISGTSNDLWVALSVTSWD, from the exons ATGGCTTCCACATCCTCCTCCAGGTACGCGAAGCACCGTCGGATCGGAGAGGACGAAGAGTcggaggaggccgaggaggaggaggcggccgaAGAGGAG CTTGAGCGGTTCGATGATTTCACTATTGCTTCGTCATGGGAAAG GTTTATATCTGAGATAGAGGCTATTTgccgtcaatggcttgcagatgGCGCGAAGATCTTAATG CAAAAAGGTGCAGAGGGTGTTCCCCCCTTTGAAAACTTATATATGATCAAGCGTGAACTGAAGCATGGGAAAAGAGTCTATTCTATGGAGTATCATTTCATGAAATCTGCAAAAG GCCAAAACTCATATTGGGACGATGATACACATAGCATGCAGCTCTCATTTGGAGTTGATGAGTTTTTG ATAATTGCTCCGCTCAGTGCCAGTGGTGTGATTCTCGATGATCCGGAATCAACTAAGCTTTTGAGTTCTGTAGCAATTGCTCTTTCTAATTGTGGCAG CAACTGGCCAGCATTTGTACCAGTTCACGACCCTTCACGGAAAGCCTATATAGGGATTCAAAATTTGGGAACTGTATTTACTCGAAGATTTGAAGCTGATCGAATTGGTAGTCAGGTGCCAATAAGACTCATGCATCTGGAGGGGTTACATGAGCTATTTCTGTCAAAATTT GTCCTATCCTCAACAGATTTTCCAGCTAGGGTAAAGGTTCACTTTTCAATGAAGCTTAGCTACAGGACTCCAGAATATGATCATGATAATGAAACTTTAGATTCCGAAGCTACTGAGCCATTGACTGAAAATGAAGTTGCAAACCACCCTAGAAAACTATGGGACGATGATTGCCCTTGGGCAGAGTGGTACTCTGCTGAGGATCCTGTTAAAG GTTTTGAGCTGACTGCCATCTGGGGACAGAGGACATTTGAAGAGACCCTTGAGATGGCTGAAGTGGAAAATACTTCGTCCTTTGATGCTGATAGCTGGTTCCTTCACCCAGTTGTATCTCAATACAT GGTAGATGATTCTATTGGAAAGTTTGTTGGGTTTGCATCCCAGCTACATCTTCTAGTAAATGCATATGAATCATCAGTGGAGGCACAATTTCTAGAAGACTTTGTTGCAG ATACTTCAGGCCAGGATAATTCGAAATCTAGTGCTATTGTGCCTCCGCCATCAGTTATTGATCGCGTTATGAAAGATCTTTTCAGTGATG AGACTGGTAACTATATGGAAGCAGAAAACAAGTATAGTCGTGCTGTGAGAGGTGCACCTGCAGATTCACTTTTTGGCCAGTTCTGTTTGCATGCACTGTGGTTTGGCAACTGCAATATACGTG CAATTGCTGTACTGTGGATTGATTTTGTGCGGGAAATTCGTTGGTGCTGGGAGGAATCAGAAAGATTGCCTAGGATGAAAAGCACTTCAAGCATTGATCTCTCTTCTTGTCTAATCCACCAAAAGTTACAAATG CTCACGATATGCATTGAGAGAAAGAAATCACTGAACAGTGAGAAAGGTGCTGGCTACAAAGATGAGACTTCAAATAGTACG GCAGTGAACAAGTCTAGGAAAGGATCAGCTGGTGTTGTGCCTAAAATGATGCTCCTGAATACGTTTCAGGAAATGCATGCTCCATATACTCAG GATGCACCTTTGATGACCGAAGATATGCATGAAGAAAGGCTCCATGCAGCCGAAGCTTTTGGCAATGCCATT GGTCTATCTGGACAACTGGAAAGGGATATATTATGTTCCG ATATGTCTGCTTTTAAAGCTGCAAACCCAGAtgctgtctttgaagattttattCGGTGGCATTCACCTGGTGACTGGGTGAGTGAGGACAAAACAGATGGTAATGCAGGCTGGCCTCCCAAAGGAAAGCTTTCTCAGCGTATGTCTGAACATGGGAATGTGTGGCGCAAAATCTGGAATGATGCTCCACCATTGCCTGTTTCCGAACAGAAGTCTTTGCTTGACCCTGTTCGGGAAGGAGAAAAG GTGCTTCATTACCTTGAAACTTTGAGGCCACAGCAGCTCCTTGAGCAAATGGTGTGCACTGCTTTCAAATCGTCAGCTGATATCCTGAATAGGACCATGCATGGTGGCTTCAAGGAAATGAAAACAAAAATGGATCGGCTATATGCAACCATGGCGTCAACACTGAAATCTCTTCAAG GGAATTCTGATGTCAATGATTTGGCTGGAGACCTGAAACGGCTTTGTCAAGTTTTTGAGCACATCGAGAAGTTACTGATTCTTGCTGCTTCCATCCATCGGAAGCTTATTGATGCTCCACGACTAGCTCAAGCAATTTTTTACGACTACTTCAACTACTATCTTCCAAAAATGGGAACTAGCCTGGAAAGCATTTGCTATGAAAAG GAGTTCACAACTAAGGAAAAGGTCGGGATGTATGAGAGAGATGCTGTATCGAACCTGTTTCCTCCCCCTACTGCTAATCAGTCTTGGAGGAAAGTTTTGAGCATGGGAAATCTTCTGAACGGCCATGAACCGATGCAAAGGGAAATCATATTCTCAGTCCAGGAGAGAATAAGCAACGGTCATTATTCAAGCCCTACCCCATTATGTACCAACGATGAGCAGATCCAGACACATAGGATGTATATATCTGGGACATCTAATGATCTTTGGGTTGCGTTGTCTGTAACATCCTGGGATTGA